From a region of the Kwoniella mangroviensis CBS 8507 chromosome 1 map unlocalized Ctg01, whole genome shotgun sequence genome:
- a CDS encoding NADH dehydrogenase [ubiquinone] iron-sulfur protein 7, mitochondrial has product MATTLLPGLRNGVLAKASSSTLRPAFAIARPISNTAIALRPNTPTSSINTADSSPSTTTPATAIAQRGSNQLSLETPRNGAEYVLSTLDKVVNWARQGSMWPMTFGLACCAVEMMHMAAARYDQDRLGVVFRASPRQSDIMIVAGTLTNKMAPALRKVYDQMPEPRWVISMGSCANGGGYYHYSYSVVRGCDRIVPVDIYVPGCPPTAEALLYGMLQLQRKMRRNRQGVRWYRK; this is encoded by the exons ATGGCTACCACTCTCTTGCCAGGTCTACGAAACG GCGTCCTTGCCAaggcttcatcttcgacccTCCGACCAGCATTCGCGATCG CTCGACCGATCTCCAACACTGCTATCGCTCTCCGACCTAACACCCccacatcatctatcaacaCCGCCGAttcatccccttccaccaccacacCTGCTACCGCCATAGCGCAGAGGGGAAGCAATCAGTTGAGTTTGGAAACCCCAAGGAATGGTGCCG AATATGTGCTCTCGACGCTCGACAAAGTAGTCAATTGGGCTAGACAGGGATCGATGTGGCCAATGACTTTCGGTCTCGCTTGCTGTGCCGTAgagatgat GCACATGGCTGCTGCTCGAtatgatcaagatcgattggGTGTTGTGTTCCGAGCTTCACCTCGTCAAAGTGATATCATGATTGTCGCTGGTACATTGACCAACAAGATGGCCCCAGCGTTGAGAAAGG TATACGACCAAATGCCTGAACCTCGATGGGTCATCTCGATGGGTTCATGTGCCAACGGTGGTGGTTACTACCACTACTCTTATTCTGTTGTCCGAGGATGTGATCGAATTGTACCAGTAGATATCTACGTGCCAGGGTG CCCTCCCACTGCCGAGGCTCTTCTTTACGGAATGCTTCAGTTACaacgaaagatgagaaggaacagaCAAGGTGTACGATGGTACCGAAAGTAG
- a CDS encoding homoserine O-acetyltransferase, whose translation MPPRASLPRSIQLPSNKPTWKPPKPHLASYHPPSPSSSSTSSTNHFIPPVSPQLPARRKPAFNPGGFGLQSSPKPAPAPGSWKGKEKAREAQLEEIRKRDEEIRRDEERLEGRESKKDGKEEAEACYVPPPATLHFHSTKNLPLLYSPHPLPPFQIAYETWGTLNAARDNAILLHTGLSASSHVASRGNDVSSSTSSKPGWWEDFVGPGKSIDTDKFFVICTNVLGGCFGSTGPSSPYPPGDGETRWATRFPMLSIHDMTRAQFDLLDHLGIDKLYASIGSSMGGMQSISMAYIAPERVGRVASISASGRSGLNGVGMRYAQRSVLMADPNWNRGFYYDGVPPHNGMKLARQIATITYRSGPEWEQRFGRQMLSEQEAALDSEGNPDVPRLSPDFLIETYLDHQGERFCLTYDANSMIYLSKAMDLFDMSSAALTSLAKKFNSAYPDSNPFPYPSDPVGISISSSKNTAQPSSEQDREASEKETKKKLKKFIPTSKSPHLSELSQGLKRLKDIPALVLGVQSDVLFPVEQQRELADALKLTGNENVTYYELGGVWGHDTFLLDVQNVGGAIRGFLH comes from the exons ATGCCACCCAGAGCGAGCTTACCTCGTTCAATCCAACTCCCTTCCAACAAACCAACATGGAAACCTCCCAAACCACATTTAGCATCCTatcatccaccttctccctcctcctcttctaccaGTAGTACGAACCATTTCATACCACCTGTTTCACCCCAATTACCAGCCAGGAGGAAACCAGCTTTCAACCCCGGTGGGTTCGGATTACAATCCTCGCCTAAgcctgctcctgctccgGGCTCATGGAAGGGTAAAGAGAAAGCCAGAGAGGCACAGTTGGAAGAGAttaggaagagggatgaggagATTAGGAGAGACGAGGAGAGGCTGGAAGGCAGGGAGAGTAAGAAAGATGGTAAAGAGGAAGCGGAAGCTTGTTATGTC CCACCACCCGCTACACTCCATTTTCACTCTACCAAAAACCTTCCACTCCTCTACTCTCCCCACCCCTTACCACCCTTTCAAATCGCCTACGAAACGTGGGGTACTCTCAACGCAGCAAGGGACAATGCGATCCTCCTCCACACGGGTCTATCAGCCTCCTCCCACGTAGCATCGAGAGGGAACGACGTATCTTCCTCGACCTCTTCAAAACCAGGTTGGTGGGAAGATTTCGTCGGTCCTGGAAAATCAATCGATACAGATAAATTCTTTGTCATCTGTACAAACGTCCTGGGAGGATGTTTCGGTTCGACAGGTCCGTCGAGTCCTTATCCCCCAGGAGATGGTGAGACAAGATGGGCAACGAGGTTCCCAATGTTATCTATCCACGATATGACTCGTGCCCAATTTGACCTGTTAGATCATTTGGGTATAGATAAATTGTATGCTAGTATTGGATCCAGTATGGGTGGGATGCAGAGCATCTCCATGGCTTACATCGCCCCTGAGAGGGTAGGTAGGGTGGCTAGTATCTCTGCTAGTGGGAGATCGGGACTGAATGGAGTAGGAATGAGATATGCTCAAAGAAGTG TACTTATGGCAGATCCAAATTGGAATAGAGGGTTTTACTATGATGGTGTTCCTCCTCACAATGGGATGAAACTGGCAAGAC AAATCGCTACGATCACTTATCGATCTGGACCAGAGTGGGAACAACGATTCGGACGTCAGATGCTCTCCGAGCAAGAAGCAGCGTTGGACTCGGAAGGTAATCCAGATGTACCTAGACTCAGTCCCGATTTCTTGATTGAGACGTACCTCGACCATCAG GGCGAGAGATTCTGTCTCACATACGACGCCAACTCTATGATCTACCTATCCAAAGCGATGGATCTATTCGACATGTCTTCAGCAGCATTAACATCCCTAGCAAAGAAGTTCAATTCTGCTTATCCCGATTCAAACCCTTTCCCTTACCCTTCCGATCCAGTCGGCATCTCAATTTCGTCCTCGAAAAACACCGCTCAACCTTCATCAGAGCAAGATAGAGAAGCGTCTGAGAAAGaaaccaagaagaaattgaaaaagTTCATACCTACCTCGAAATCACCTCATTTATCTGAACTTTCACAAGGTCTCAAACGATTAAAGGATATACCAGCTTTGGTATTGGGTGTCCAAAGTGATGTCCTGTTCCCCGTCGAACAGCAAAGGGAACTTGCGGATGCGCTGAAGTTGACAGGAAATGAGAATGTGACGTACTACGAATTAGGTGGGGTATGGGGTCATGATACTTTCTTGTTGGATGTTCAGAATGTCGGTGGAGCTATTAGAGGATTCTTACATTGA
- a CDS encoding translation elongation factor Tu → MMRNAVQSRLSSALRTTEARAAVRPLAGPSVPIARNLATKPLSTPRFRAVALCPRRLPTRGYAAEASGKFSRKKPHFNIGTIGHVDHGKTTLTAAITKYLAEQGGGRFMDYSQIDKAPEEKARGITISTAHVEYETPNRHYAHIDCPGHADYIKNMITGAAQLDGAIIVVSATDGQMPQTREHLLLARQVGIKRLVVFINKVDQVDDPEMLELVEMEMRELLSEFGFEGEETPIVMGTALAALEGKDPERGANKIKELMEKADEWLELPARDLDKPFLMYVEDVFSISGRGTVVTGKVERGVITKGSEVEIVGMGAPLKTTLTGIEMFHKELERGEAGDNMGALLRGIKREQVRRGQVLVQPGSIKSVKKFKAQLYILTKEEGGRYTPFMANYRPQLFIRTTDVTVSLTFPDGTEGAHEKLVMPGDNVEMIGDLVHDIALEPGSRFTLREGGKTIGTGIVNEIYE, encoded by the exons ATGATGCGAAACGCCGTTCAAAGTCGACTCTCCTCCGCACTCAGAACTACCGAAGCTCGAG CTGCCGTTCGACCTTTGGCTGGACCATCGGTACCCATCGCCCGGAATCTCGCTACCAAACCTCTCTCTACCCCCCGATTCAGAGCTGTAGCCTTATGTCCTAGGAGGTTACCTACCAGAGGTTACGCTGCTGAGGCTAGTGGTAAATTCAGTCGAAAGAAGCCCCATTTCAA CATCGGTACCATCGGA CACGTCGATCATGGTAAAACCACTTTGACGGCCGCTATCACTAAATACCTCGCCGAGCAAGGTGGTGGTAGATTCATGGACTATTCTCAGATCGATAAAGCTCCAGAGGAAAAGGCTCGAGGTATCACCATCTCCACTGCT CACGTCGAATATGAAACTCCCAACCGACATTACGCTCACATCGATTGTCCAGGTCACGCCGATT ACATCAAGAACATGATTACCGGTGCTGCTCAGTTAGACGGagccatcatcgtcgttTCAGCCACCGATGGGCAAATGCCTCAAACCAGGGAACACTTGTTGCTCGCTCGACAGGTCGGTATCAAGCGATTGGTGGTCTTCATCAACaaagttgatcaagttgatgatCCTGAAATGTTGGAGTTGGTagagatggaaatgagggAATTACTTTCAGAATTCGgatttgaaggtgaagaaacTCCCATCGTCATGGGTACCGCTTTGGCTGCTTTGGAAGGTAAAGACCCAGAGAGGGGTGCCAACAAGATTAAGGAGTTGATGGAGAAAGCGGATGAATGGTTGGAACTTCCCGCTC GTGATCTTGACAAACCCTTCTTGATGTACGTCGAAGATGTGTTCTCGATTTCCGGTCGAGGTACCGTCGTTACTGGAAAGGTAGAACGAGGTGTCATCACCAAGGGTTCGGAAGTTGAAATTGTCGGTATGGGTGCTCCACTCAAGACTACCCTTACTGGTatcg AAATGTTCCACAAGGAACTTGAACGAGGTGAAGCTGGTGATAACATGGGTGCTCTCTTGCGAGGTATCAAGAGAGAGCAAGTTAGAAGAGGTCAGGTCTTGGTACAACCTGGTTCCatcaaatcagtcaagaAATTCAAGGCTCAACTCTAT ATCCTCACCAAGGAAGAGGGTGGTCGATACACCCCATTCATGGCCAACTACCGACCCCAACTCTTCATCCGAACTACCGATGTCACTGTTTCCCTTACCTTCCCAGACGGTACCGAAGGTGCTCATGAGAAATTAGTCATGCCAGGAGATAACGTGGAGATGATCGGTGATTTGGTACATGATATCGCTCTTGAACCAGGATCAAGATTCACattgagagaaggtggaaagacAATCGGTACTGGTATCGTCAACGAAATTTACGAGTAA